ATACAGATGAATCTATCTGCAAAGGAGAGCTACCATATAATCATTATGAAGGCtcttaaattaataaacaactcTAAGCACTCAAGCATTCAAGACTATATTGgagagtgtgttgagtgtgtcgTACTACACTGTTCACAGTTTCCTCTTCAGCCCAACTGGCGTATCAGCGCGAGTGCAGTAATTACTGATGGTGCCACaggtgcgagtgtgtgcgtAAGAGCAAGAGGCTAACGGCTGCTCTGTGCTTGTGGCTCACAGCCAGATGAGGTGAGAGTCAGCCTCCCACTTGCCtgctaataaatatttatgatttgtttattcataATAGTAGCTGAAGCTGACTGCAATCTGAACAGGTGAGAACGATGCAGTCGCGTCTCATCAGACTAGCTCGCTGTGTTTGCTGCATGAATACTGAGGGATATGTGGAGGTTTTGTgattccaaacacacacactgaccctTTTTATGAAGCATTAAACACACATTCCAGGCTAAAGAGATACCTCAAGCctaatttcagaaataaaacagatttgtgATTAAAATGAAGCCATTAAAACCTGCATTTAATTGAGATGACAGCTTTATTGGACTTTGTGACACATTTTGCCAACAGGCCTTAGACATTAATACAGCCATGTTAGTTCAGTGATCTCCTAAAAGACATGATTTGGTTGGAATATTGCTGTTCTGCTTCCTGTGACCTTTAGAACATAGTCTCCACAAACAGCAGCGAAAACTTCAGTGTAACTTGTTCCCATCTCCTCCTAATTCTCCCCTCGCAGCACTGACTCCAGCTCACCATTCTGTTTCAGCTCCTGGAAAACACATCATAGAtcagatttattaaaacatgttCCAGTCTCCATTTGTGttactgcagttttttttttttcaccctgtTCACTCAGCTTTATGGTCAGATGGACCACAAGCACCATGTTGTTTCTACGTCATGTCTGCATTTACAATGTGTGAATTCAATTTATACACTATGAATacgaaaaataagaaaattataGTAAAGTAAGCTTTAAAGCCTGGaatacactgtatgattttataaatgttattcttTGGTGATAAGGTTATAACTTACAATGTTTGAATCAGTTTTTATGTACAGCCAAAGCATATAATTTATATGCCTAACTGACAAGCCACAacttaaacataaaatatgGACATTTGAAACATTTATGTGAAACATAAACCACTATGCACAGCTgtctttgggggaaaaaaaaaaaaaaagtcgagaAAACAGCATGTGGCTTAtggtaacaaacaaacaaataaataaataacaatggGAAGGTGTGGACCCaatacatattgtgtatgttACAGAAAGAATTGGAGGTAAGCTACGCCTTGACTACTCTGGGGTTGTGTGCATGAAATCAGTTCATAAAACTGCTCAAACTGGCAGAATTTCATCTGATGGTATGGCAACTCTATCCTAGAATGTAAATTGGGCATCACTACATCCTCACACTCACGTCAAATTATGGTCCGTAAAAATTTGGCCAAACTTTATGGGTTTATGGCCTCATATCCTACACTGCCTACACTGCACTGCTTCAAACTGTTAATATCTTTTCATATGTGGGATTTTCTTGCCCTCTTATGGACACACAGTGATAGTGCAGCCAGATTTTCTAcatgaggaggaagaagaggaggaggaagaagacgGCCTTCATTTGTTACATACAcagtacagcacagtgaaattctcttcttcacatatcccacgttgttaggaagctggggtcagagtgcagggacAGCCATGATACGGCTCCCCTAGAGCAGAGaaggttaagggctttgctcaagggcTAAACAGTGGCAGTGCCTGAACCCCCGACCTTCTGTTCAGTAACGCAGAGCCTTAAGTGCTTTCCTTGTGTGTTATGCACTgatcaaataatatttaaaatgaataacattctACAAATAACACTAATGTTCACAATTGCTATTAATTATTAGTGCCATGTTTCTGTGCAGGTGAGCCTGTGATTAGTCACCTTGATGATATCTAGGCCTCCGATGAGTTCTCCTTTTACGTAGAGCTGTGGGTACGTGGGCCAGTTGGAATATGTCTTTAAGCCCTGCCtaacctgcagagacacacaacaacaaaaaaaataaagttatagTGGAATTACAGTATAATACTAGACAGCCTGACTTTAGAAAACACCTTTACATTGATAggtttttcatttcctgattagctgtgatgctgcatttgactaaaacGTAGTCGTAACTCCAACTAGGAAAACCCAAAGAAAACGCCCCTCAACTCTGAATTCCTACTCGTCTCCTCACAtcagagttcagcaagtgacatcaaatcaacatggctgctcacaccgtcaacagtaaacaaagtggcacctcttacctttaaatgagttatgctgtatatactgttcgctttagatcaatcaacatccAGACATATTCAATTAAGTCCAACACTGGCTGGACAGttcgctgttttgagaaggtaaatatacatcactcatcatgGCTGGCTGGCTAGCTtcttgctaacaaaagatgaacatggcgTCAATGGTTTTTCCCTGATTTTGTAGTCCGAACACCATTTCCGACTTTtgtaagtcaaatgcagcatgaTGCATGTAAAATGATCAGGAAACACTATTGCTAGAGGGCATAAACTATTTTGCTCTACCTCTTCATCTTGAAGAATATCAAAGGTCTCATATTCAAccctgtaaataaaaaaagaaaaaaaaataatcactcaTGCCAATGACATTTACACagcaaaataaattacattattgaGCATATTTTCTAGATACATAAATCAATATTTATGCTGCTTCAGTAATGCATTAGGCATTAACAAACAACATATAGTGTAAAGAAAATGAGTCTTACCgtctggaaaatatgtagataTATGAAGTTGTAAAAGGTCTTACCCGATGCCATTCATTATTTCAAGTATCTGACGGCTGAATCCACATTTGGCTCCCTAAATATTCATGAACACACATTAGGAAAAGAGCGCAAACACATGTAAATGCAAAGGAGTGCAAAGTGCAGAGAGCATAGCAATTAGAGGAAGCAGGCATTTAATCTGCAGTCTCTCCCTGAAGAGCCACTCCACTGGTAagtctattatttaaaaagaaaaaagaaaaaaaaaaaactctctatattattttcaaatatggTGAATTCTTCAGACTACAGGCTTCATACCAAAACAGCATTTAGCAACTTTGAAATGTAAAGTCTGTAAAATCTAGTCTTTAGATTCCACTGATACTCAACAAGAAGaaaagggaggaaggaaggagagagagacggggagagacagacagaccgaGAGAGAAAGCGATGTCTCAGGAGGGCCAGTTTAAAACTCCTTGAAAGAACTGCTTTCATGTGGGAGCTGCAGAAATCAATAATGATATGAAGTGAGAGGTGAGTGGTCTTGGAGATTTTTTTCTCCCCTATTAGAGATGGGGAACCCCAGCGTTCACCCGACATCGATTTCCTGCGCTTCCCAGTTTTTCAGACAACCTCCCTAAATGTATGCTAATGTCTCCTTTACAGTCTTCTTGTTAAGTCATTTTCAGGAGAAAGTGATACATACTGAGAaagcgagagagggagaatcTCAGACCTTTGCATTGGTTCTTGGTGTCATCCATTTTTTGGGGGTATGTTTGCTAGTTGTTTTCCACTGACATGCTGCCAGAAGTGGTTTCAGAGCCAGTAGCtagatgctttttaaaaaaaaaaaaaaaaaaaaaaaaaaaaaaagttccatctAGAACTGTATGGCCTGGTTCACACCCGGAGACCGAGAAGGTCactgcaaaacactgattttgtgtttctttaacccATTTTTGTGGTGATTTGGAATTATGTTTGGCTCATTGTTTTGTTGAAAGCTTTACGGCCAAGTCTGTACCTCCTGGCACAGGCAACCAGATTTGGTGCTGAAATATTGTGCTACTTAGCAGAATTCACAATGtcatcaatcttcacaagagcTGCTGATCCACCTGCCACCAAACAGCCCCGAAGCATTACTGATCCaccagcacatttttttttttttttttttttttttttttttactgggtGCAGTCtgagcaaatgaaaaataatgacactttgttttcattcatttaaaatattccttaggggtgccaataattcttcCAGGCTTCTCACCTCTTTCTATCTCACCTGCCAGTTGAATTCCTCGAACGAAAACTAGCACATAAATAATTAGcattatttcttctttatttgcTAGCTATTGTGCTTATAAATGAAGTCACTGCATTCCAGCGTCactaaaattctttaaaaatctaGTGTCCCGTACGATTCCTGGACATTTGACCCAGAATACTTCAATTCAAGgcttgttttaaataaacaagcatTTCAtcagattatatttttattaaggtTAATCGGTTTATTAAGGTTTATTAAGGTTAAACATTAACCGCAGAGCTGGAGGTGAAGCTGTCTTTCTAGCCTATCGGTGCAAATCACACACGCCTCCCAACCATGCCGATAAAAGCAAAACTGCTTATCTTTCAGTaacttttatatatttgataGGTTTAGCTCCCAATATGGAGGACTGCGAGTTGTGAGCAGCTCCTAACTAATTGCTCAAAGGCATGTCAGTTATGAGATCAAGAAAAAGCATTCAAGGAATTGCCACATATCAtcgacaacaaaaaaaattgatattGATTTGAATTCCATTTATCTGTCAGTCACATTCTGCACCAGTTTATTCTGAGTGCTTTTTTACAAATCTGGAGCAGGATGCGTTATGCACTCGAAGAAAGCGAGCCAGTGAGGCAAAATAGTCGGCAatgatttcttttaaaacacAGTAGATGACTCCATGTGCAGAAGACGAGAGCGCAGTGATTAACGGCTCCTCTGACAGACGTATATGCGTACACGTATACTGTGAACGTGGACAAGGTGACTACTAATACAGCAcattttccttctcttcctttcttataaataaagtcaaatattaataaataatgtcaagaAATAAGATCTGATTTTTATGGCATGGGAAGTGTACTTGGATGTTCATTAATATACCTGGATGATGAAAACAGCTGAATTTGTGATTAGACATAAGCAGGTTTGACGTTCCTCACCTCTTTGTTTCCTTTCATAAAGAGCATGACAGGACATTTGTTGATCAGAGACTTCAACCTGTTGTGAGATTAAAATCTTTCAATATTCAGACAGTTACAcatgagttgtgtgtgtgtgtgtgtgtgtgtgtgtgtgttacctctgtTCCAGTGAGACAGTTTTGGGACAGGTATTTTCAAGCTCGCCTGATTCAGCCAGCTcctacattacacacaatgacacataattaaaatttaaactggcactcacacactgacacacacaaacacagacactcagacagacacacacacaccttagtGGCACCCTGCagagtttatttttcattcagtgGAGGTTAAGTGACTTTTAAAGAGGAAGGGAAAAGTTCTCAAGGAGTGGAAGTAAATGTCAAAGAGAAAACTTGAGTAAACAGCTGTTAGCTAATCCACTGCTCTCTCTTAGCAGGGTCACACTAAAGCAGACGAAGCCTGAAGTGACTGTAGTCATACAGTCAGCTAAACAAACTGAACAGGACTGCAGCAATCAGTCAAAAATAAAGACTATGAAATATTGCCTACAGACATTTTTCTTGTTGACCAGATATCTAATTcatggcattttttaaaaatttaaatattagttaTATCTAGTTACAGTGTGAATATACACTTATTTAATGTCTATCTATTTTCgaggtgcatttttttcaacTCTACAGCTCTGACTAGCTGTCAGTGCTAATGCCTTTTAAGACAAGTACTATGTGTAATTAAAGTGATGCTTTAAATTCGCAACTTAAGTTTGctaaaagaaatgttaaattttCTATAAACAGGAAAATTGTCTAtaggtgattaaaaaaaaaagaaaagaaaaagattatAGAAATCATATCAAGTTCAGTTGCAGTCTGGAACCAGCCATTAGTAATAACGCACAGTATTCTCTGTCCATAACACTTATGCATGCTCATATAGACGACTGACTACGCTGAAATTTTTGAGGGAACAATGCAACTGCTATGaaatttattcatgttttctaGAATTTTCACTAGGCAAACTGTCTCACCTTGATGATGTCGAGCCCTCCAATCAGCTCTCCTTTAACATACACCTGAGGATAAGTGGGCCAGTTGGAGTACGTCTTCAGCCCCTGCCGGACCTCCTCATCAGACAGGATATCAAAGCTGCTGTACTGAACGCTGTGGTCCTTTAAAATCTGGACAATCTGCTTGCTGAAGCCTGCAACCCAAAAAGCAGAACACGCACTATAATTTAACACAGCATTTGCTTAAAGTTACAATGTTTGATTCAACATATTGCAGAGAAAATATGTGACCTTAATCTGACTAAATATCACAAATTCTGCAATGATGTCTATGCTTGTTACATTTTCCTGCTAAATTCAATGGAACACTTGTTTTCTTTTAGCCAGCACACCTATCTGGAAACAGTGCAAATGTGTTGGTATCTAAAATGACCATACTTGTATATTGTCATCTTGTCTCAAAGGTAGCGAAATAACGTGAATGTATTAATGCAGACTCTTGATATTTTCCATAAGTTACTCATCAGAGTTATTAATTACTCACTAACCCTAGGCCAAGGAGTATAAAGCCAGAAAGTGTAAAGTCTAAAACTATTTTCATGATTACCTGTGTGCGCGCACAGCTGCTACACAAACAGCTGCATTGCTGGAAAATATGCGTGTTTTTCATCAGATATCATACAAATAAGGGTAACTGAGCACAAGCTCATTTAGcgtttgtgtttttgtcataAGTCCACATAGTTAAAATAAAGTATGATGCTGCTTCAAGGCTTAATGTCAGTGAAATGGAGCTCAAATCCCCAAGCCACAATGAGCTGGATGATTTTAAATGGATGAAACACACAGCAGGATAATCCTGTCCTTGGTTATTTTACCAGCAGCTGAAGAGTCTGATTCAGCCTTCTATTTATTGTGATCTGATCTGGGATGAATCTGACAACACCTCAGAGCAGTGGAAAGGCACTGGGTGGCATCTTGGCTAGCTCAGAAATGCAAAGAGGCGCTGTGATAGGACGGGCAATAAAAGAAATTCTACTGAACTAATCTCAAAGACAACAGACGAGCCATTTACTGTAGGCACAGGACTTCTGATGATAACATCAATAACGTCTCAATATATAGTGACGTATGAAcgaattaaaataattactggtttatcttataaataaaaatgaaacattatgtTTATGGCATAGAAATGAGGGAgatagaaaagagaaagaaggaagagagaTAAGGAAGCATTCAGAATGGATAAGCAGCAAACaacaggaataataaaagaaaggaagaaaaccaagttaaaaaaacaagagaaaacatGAGAGATTCGTGTATGTAAGGTGATGTGCGAGGTCCATGTAAAGCCCTGCAGTGAAATACCTATTCGGGGTTCTCCGCACTCACTTGGGAATTCATTATAAACCAGCTGCAGGCGGCTCACTAACGCTCATGCAGTTGGCAGTATATTAATTGTTTCTATTAGAGCAGGCAAACACGCGGTCCAGCTGCCTTCTGTGGCTCTAGGCTAGCTCGAGCAGACACGCTGGATTGATTGCCCAGGTCCTTTCCCCACTCTCATTCATCCCTGTAGGGAAAGAGAAACGCTCGCTAGGCCCGACTCAGCTCCAGGAACAGAGCAACAATAAAGTCTCTCGTCTGCCTACAAGCACAGCCATGTTAGTACGCAAACACAAGGAAAGAAAGTATTTATAAAGATAAGCCCAACACAGAAGCAGGTAACCTTATAATTCAAAGTGGGAAGACAGTTTTCAAGTGCGTTTGCTGAGATCTTTGACGTTTAGCTCTCTCTTTGTATATGATGAACATGCTCGTAAAGCACACTCAAGTTTAAAACACTACAATTCGGTCTCAAAAGGCGTCACACTTCGCTATGAAACCTTCCCTCTTTTGGATAACGGCCAAGCGAGAGAGAACTTCAATCACGTACAGCATTATAAATTCCTCTGACTCTGACCCACCTATTGACACCTGGACCGGCTTTAAATAACACAGCCGTGCTGAGCAACAGGTTCCGCTTTGGAtgtcacacacaaataaatgcagCAGATGCTTTTCATATAAAGCGGAGCTGGAGGAACTGGCAGCAGATGAAAGAGTGAAGCTGCTGAAAAAACTACTGCTTCAGTGCCAACGAGCTAAATGGTTCTTAGATTGTCTCCGAAAGAGAACAAGTACAGCAGACCTGTACTTTCAGCACTCGACTGTTTCCACGTCTCACATGGTAATTCTTCAAAAGTGCCTCAGTCcaatatgaaatatgtattttgaattttattagATAAAAGAGATATagagattaaaaagaaaaaaaaaggaaaaaaaaaaaaaactaaagcagaCTTGTGTTAAAACGTTGAACCCTGTAAATAAAccaacatgcacacatacagctgTTATGAATAAAAATTCCCAGAAATTAGCAACTGATGTAAACCATGACATGACATATATGTACATTATTCCATTTCAAAAGAAGTAAATCTCTTCTGGGGTCTAACTTCTGCATTCAGGGTCAAATATTTTCCACGGATAGCAGAGCTTGTTCTTGGCACTGCTCGTTCACAATGTAGTCACATATGTTTAACGCACATGTACAGGACGTCCACAATAACATTGTAGGGCTGAAACAAATGATCATTACGATAGTCAATTCATATAtcaatcatttttattaatcaatttatttttgataatttgtattattgttatttggTAATATATACCAAACACCAAAATTAGTtagttaaaaatatttccagaaTTTCAATCGATTAATACAGAACAGTTAACTAGGCTTAGCTAAACTAACtacaatacaatattatatttaatctgTCATGACATGAGAATATTATACTGATATTAGCctgatttatttcattacaaacagtcaaattcaaaataaagtcCAAA
The sequence above is a segment of the Pangasianodon hypophthalmus isolate fPanHyp1 chromosome 12, fPanHyp1.pri, whole genome shotgun sequence genome. Coding sequences within it:
- the glrx3 gene encoding glutaredoxin 3, whose product is MANLTEAKTPQQFEDLLKKAGRSLTVVHFHAPWAPQCSQMNDVMEELAKEHKQSMFVKLEAEAVPDVSEKYEITSVPTFLFFKGGEKIDRLDGAHAPELTNKVQRLASSGGGPAGPGDAPKEELNERLKKLISAAPCMLFMKGTPQEPRCGFSKQIVQILKDHSVQYSSFDILSDEEVRQGLKTYSNWPTYPQVYVKGELIGGLDIIKELAESGELENTCPKTVSLEQRLKSLINKCPVMLFMKGNKEGAKCGFSRQILEIMNGIGVEYETFDILQDEEVRQGLKTYSNWPTYPQLYVKGELIGGLDIIKELKQNGELESVLRGEN